The Candidatus Atribacteria bacterium ADurb.Bin276 genome contains the following window.
CTCGAATCAAACCACCCTATCCTCCTCAAAAGGGTTTATGGGGAAAGCCAACGGTTATCAATAATGTTGAGACTTTTGCCAATATTCCCCCAATTTTTCTTAATGGACCAGAATGGTTTAAAAATATTGGGACACCAACCTGTCCAGGAACCAAGGTGTTTACTTTAACCGGGAATGTGATTAATCTGGGGCTTATTGAGGTTCCCATGGGAACCACCCTTCGAGAATTAGTCTATCAAGCAGGTGGGGGAATCAAAAACGGCCGTGAGCTTAAATTAATTCAAACCGGAGGTCCTTCTGGTGGGACGATGACTCCCGACTTGCTCGATGTTCCTATGGCTTTTGATACTCTTCCCCGTTATCAATCGGCGCTTGGCTCTGGTGCATTGACTGTTATTGATGATACCCATTGTATAGTCGATGTCGTTAAAAATTTCTGTGAGTTTTTTCTTCATGAATCCTGTGGGAAATGCACCCCCTGCCGAATTGGTAATAAAAGAATCGTTGAGATTTTAGAACGGATTTCATCAGGGAAGGGTATTGAAGAAGATTTGGAAAAACTAACATTTTTAGGTGAGCACATCAAACGAACATCCTTCTGTGGTTTGGGCCAAGCGGCACCAAACCCACTCCTTCGGTGTTTGGATTATTTCCGTGAGGAATTTGAGTCTCATGTCATTGAAAAACGGTGTCCGTTTAATGTTTGCCCAATGGAAAGTCCAAAAAAAATAAAATCATTGAAGGTCTGATTAAGAGAAAGGAGAGAAGAGAATGGCAAAAGTCATACAAAATAGAAGTGAAAAAGAATCTCCCGAAAAGCTGGTAACGATATTCATTGATGGAAGAGAATGTCAGGTCCCGGAAAATTTATCTCTTTTAGAAGCCTGCCGAATGGAAGGGTATCATATTCCAACCCTCTGTTACATGGATGGTCTTACCCCCTGGGGTGGATGCCGAATCTGTGTGGTTGAGGTAGAAGGCCAACCTAATCTGGTTGCTTCTTGTGTCACACCAATTCGGGAAGGAATGAAAGTTCTTACAGCTTCGAAGAAAGTTCGAGAAGCCCGCAGAGCCAATTTAGAGCTCATTTTGTCGAACCATCCTTTAGATTGCCAGCTTTGTGATCGAAACCAATCCTGTGATCTACAGAGCCTCTGTTATGAATTTGGTATCCGAGAGATTCGTTTTCAGGGAGAAAGGAAAACTCATCCTATTGATAACAGTAGTCCTTCGGTAAAGAGAGACCTTGATCGATGTATACTTTGTGGGCGATGCATTCGGACCTGTGCTGAGGTTCAAAGCGTTTATGCTATTGATTTTGCCGATCGTGGGTTCAATTCCTATGTCAGTCCTTCACTAGGACTTCCTCTGGGTGAAAGTGTCTGTATCAACTGCGGTCAATGTGTTTTAGCCTGTCCAACCGGTGCTCTTTCAGAAGTGAGTCATGTTGAAATGGTATGGGAAGCCTTAGATGATCCAGAAAAATATGTTATTCTTCAGACTGCCCCAGCGGTTCGAGTGAGTATTGGTGAACCATTTGGGATACCCATAGGGAGTATCTCCACCGGGAAAATGGTAGCCGGCTTTCGTCGCTTAGGTTTTGATGCAGTTTTTGATACCAATTTTGCTGCAGATTTGACCATTCTTGAAGAAGGAACTGAATTTATTAACCGGGTTAAAAAAGGTGGGAAATTGCCTCTTCTAACTTCTTGCAGTCCGGGCTGGATAAAATTTATGGAACATTTTTATCCTGAACTCATGGAGAATGTGTCAACTTGCAAATCACCTCAGCAAATGTTTGGAGCTCTGGCGAAGACCTATTATGCCCAAAAAATGGGTATCGATCCTATGAACGTTGTGGTAGTCTCGATAATGCCCTGTACGGCGAAGAAATATGAGTGTCAACGTGATGAAATGAAAGCTAGTGGGTATCAGGATGTTGATTATTCTCTTACTACCCGAGAAGCAGCCCGAATGCTCAAAGAAAAGGGCATTGATCTCAAAGAAATGCCTGAGGAAGACTTTGATCCAGCCCTGGGTATTTCAACTGGTGCAGCCGCAGTCTTTGGAGCTACCGGGGGGGTTATGGAAGCTGCTCTTCGAACCGTGTACGAAGTTTTAACCGGAGAAACTTTAGCACGACTTGATTTCACCGATGTACGAGGAATTGAAGGAGTTAAGGAAGCAACCATCAACGTTGGTGGATTGGAAGTGAATGTTGCGGTTGCCCATGGATTAGGGAATGCCAGAATCTTGATGGACCAGATCCGACAAGGAGGCTCCAAGTATCATTTTATTGAGATAATGGCTTGTCCTGGTGGCTGTATTGGTGGAGGCGGTCAACCTATCCCAACCGATCTGGAGATTCGTATGAAGAGAATAGAAGCTATTTATGAGGTCGACCGGCACTTTCCCATTCGGAAATCTCATGATAATCCAGCTATCAAGAAACTATATGAAGAATTTCTTGGCGAGCCGAATAGTGAGAAGTCGCATCATCTCTTACATACCCATTACACTTGTCGGGAAAAAATGTAATGAGTTGGATTTTTCCAACGATTAAAAATTCTTAATTAATTCATTCCGTTCCCCTTAACTGTGTAAAAGGGGAACGGAATG
Protein-coding sequences here:
- the hndD_2 gene encoding NADP-reducing hydrogenase subunit HndC, with the protein product MAKVIQNRSEKESPEKLVTIFIDGRECQVPENLSLLEACRMEGYHIPTLCYMDGLTPWGGCRICVVEVEGQPNLVASCVTPIREGMKVLTASKKVREARRANLELILSNHPLDCQLCDRNQSCDLQSLCYEFGIREIRFQGERKTHPIDNSSPSVKRDLDRCILCGRCIRTCAEVQSVYAIDFADRGFNSYVSPSLGLPLGESVCINCGQCVLACPTGALSEVSHVEMVWEALDDPEKYVILQTAPAVRVSIGEPFGIPIGSISTGKMVAGFRRLGFDAVFDTNFAADLTILEEGTEFINRVKKGGKLPLLTSCSPGWIKFMEHFYPELMENVSTCKSPQQMFGALAKTYYAQKMGIDPMNVVVVSIMPCTAKKYECQRDEMKASGYQDVDYSLTTREAARMLKEKGIDLKEMPEEDFDPALGISTGAAAVFGATGGVMEAALRTVYEVLTGETLARLDFTDVRGIEGVKEATINVGGLEVNVAVAHGLGNARILMDQIRQGGSKYHFIEIMACPGGCIGGGGQPIPTDLEIRMKRIEAIYEVDRHFPIRKSHDNPAIKKLYEEFLGEPNSEKSHHLLHTHYTCREKM